A window of Cellulomonas fimi contains these coding sequences:
- a CDS encoding putative F420-0 ABC transporter permease subunit — MTTTTATVPRTAPSAAPPAAAPARTRLALLVAVGVAALVGTVLVTVTIGPADLGVGEVARSIAAHLGFDVAPVAPLHDAIVWELRLPRVLTAAAVGAGLALAGAVMQSLTRNPLADPYLLGLSSGASLGAVAVLVVGVAVLLPVAAFVGAMAALVATLALARSGGTLTPGRTVLAGLAVSQLAAAGTSFVIFWTATGDSYREILSWLLGSLAGATWTSVAIAGGAVLVVGTLVVLAGVRLDAFAFGDTAAAALGVGVDRTRWTLMTLVALLTGAMVAVSGAIGFVGLVLPHAVGSLTGPAHRRLLPVAALAGAVFLVWADTLARTLFDPRELPVGIVTALIGVPVFAVLLRRGRGSAWT, encoded by the coding sequence GTGACGACGACGACCGCCACCGTCCCCCGCACCGCCCCGTCCGCCGCGCCACCCGCGGCGGCCCCGGCGCGCACCCGGCTCGCGCTGCTCGTCGCCGTGGGCGTGGCGGCGCTCGTCGGCACGGTGCTCGTGACCGTGACGATCGGACCGGCCGACCTGGGAGTCGGCGAGGTCGCGCGCAGCATCGCCGCGCACCTCGGGTTCGACGTCGCGCCCGTCGCGCCGCTGCACGACGCGATCGTCTGGGAGCTGCGACTCCCCCGCGTGCTGACGGCTGCCGCGGTCGGCGCGGGTCTCGCGCTCGCCGGGGCGGTCATGCAGAGCCTCACGCGCAACCCGCTCGCCGACCCGTACCTGCTCGGGCTGTCGTCGGGCGCGTCGCTCGGGGCGGTCGCGGTGCTCGTCGTCGGCGTCGCGGTGCTGCTGCCGGTCGCCGCGTTCGTCGGGGCGATGGCCGCGCTCGTCGCGACGCTCGCGCTCGCCCGCTCGGGCGGCACGCTCACGCCCGGCCGCACGGTGCTCGCCGGCCTCGCCGTGTCGCAGCTGGCCGCGGCGGGCACGTCGTTCGTCATCTTCTGGACCGCGACCGGCGACTCGTACCGGGAGATCCTGTCGTGGCTGCTCGGGTCGCTCGCGGGCGCGACGTGGACGTCGGTCGCGATCGCCGGGGGTGCGGTGCTCGTCGTCGGGACGCTCGTCGTGCTCGCCGGCGTCCGGCTCGACGCGTTCGCGTTCGGCGACACGGCCGCGGCGGCGCTCGGCGTCGGTGTCGACCGGACGCGGTGGACCCTCATGACGCTCGTCGCGCTGCTCACGGGCGCGATGGTCGCGGTCAGCGGCGCGATCGGGTTCGTCGGGCTGGTCCTGCCGCACGCGGTCGGGTCGCTCACGGGTCCCGCGCACCGCCGCCTGCTGCCCGTCGCGGCGCTGGCCGGCGCGGTGTTCCTCGTGTGGGCCGACACCCTCGCCCGCACGCTGTTCGACCCACGCGAGCTGCCCGTCGGCATCGTCACGGCCCTCATCGGCGTGCCGGTCTTCGCGGTGCTCCTGCGCCGGGGACGGGGGTCGGCGTGGACCTGA
- a CDS encoding coenzyme F420-0:L-glutamate ligase, translated as MPTGPTDELRVWAPDGLGEVRPGDDLPALLVDLLRADAAARPDRAVADGDVLVLTSKVVSKAEGRVVAATDREQAITDETVRVVATREHAAGVTRIVENRLGLVMAAAGVDASNTPEGTVLLLPVDPDASARAVRAAVTGAFGVTVGVVVSDTAGRPWRQGVADLAIGAAGVAVLEDLRGQVDSFGRSLTMTVTAVADEIAAAAELVKGKASGRPLAVVRGLAHSVTTDDGPGARVLVRVGDDDMFRLGSAEAYAQGWKDALGDDVPGERGDDDVPGVRGGDVPGAPGGSAQ; from the coding sequence ATGCCGACGGGGCCGACGGACGAGCTGCGGGTCTGGGCGCCCGACGGGCTCGGCGAGGTGCGGCCGGGCGACGACCTGCCGGCGCTGCTCGTCGACCTGCTGCGTGCGGACGCCGCGGCCCGCCCGGACCGTGCGGTCGCCGACGGGGACGTGCTCGTGCTCACCAGCAAGGTCGTGTCGAAGGCCGAGGGGCGCGTCGTCGCCGCGACCGACCGCGAGCAGGCGATCACCGACGAGACGGTGCGCGTCGTCGCGACGCGCGAGCACGCGGCGGGGGTCACGCGGATCGTCGAGAACCGGCTCGGCCTGGTGATGGCGGCCGCGGGGGTCGACGCGAGCAACACCCCCGAGGGCACGGTGCTGCTGCTGCCGGTCGACCCGGACGCGTCGGCGCGGGCGGTGCGCGCGGCCGTCACGGGCGCGTTCGGGGTGACGGTCGGGGTGGTCGTGTCGGACACCGCCGGGCGGCCGTGGCGGCAGGGCGTCGCGGACCTTGCGATCGGCGCGGCGGGCGTCGCGGTGCTCGAGGACCTGCGCGGTCAGGTCGACTCGTTCGGACGGTCCTTGACCATGACCGTGACGGCGGTCGCCGACGAGATCGCCGCGGCGGCGGAGCTCGTCAAGGGCAAGGCGAGCGGCCGGCCGCTCGCCGTCGTGCGGGGGCTCGCGCACTCCGTGACGACCGACGACGGGCCCGGTGCACGGGTGCTCGTGCGCGTGGGTGACGACGACATGTTCCGGCTCGGCAGCGCCGAGGCGTACGCGCAGGGCTGGAAGGACGCGCTCGGCGACGACGTCCCGGGCGAGCGTGGCGACGACGACGTCCCGGGCGTCCGTGGCGGTGACGTCCCGGGCGCGCCGGGCGGCAGCGCGCAGTGA
- a CDS encoding carbohydrate-binding module family 20 domain-containing protein codes for MTATPRTPARAVRPRLRRTVAALAALLVAGAGMAVAAGPTGAAPPVPQPVVPSANGRGDVILNLFQWTWDAVARECTSTIGPAGFGYVQVSPPQEHVTGAQWWTSYQPVSYRIESKLGTRDEFRAMVATCRAAGVGVVADAVLNHTTGADRASGTGVAGSSFGVDSFPGIYGAADFNDCRSNISNYGDRYQVQNCRLVSLQDLRTGSAYVRDRLAAYLNDLLSLGVAGFRIDAAKHIPAADLAAIKSRLTNPDVFWVHEVIGASGEPVQPSEYLGSGDSHEFFYGRRLKAAFDGNLANLRTIADGLLPSASAGTFVDNHDTERNGETLSYKRGAEYRLANVFLLAHPYGAPSVYSGYTWDDKDAGAPGASATSVPDASCADSRWVCTQRWTEVQGMVGFHNSVGSAPLVQWTDDGSQLVGFGRGDRGYVALNDHDQPVTRTFQTSMPAGTYCDVVASATCASTVTVSSSGTFTATVPAHGALAIHVGRPGGQPTATTTVYYATTPGWSAYRIHYRVGSGAWTAVPGVEMTPACGGWVSREVSTGGAALTAAFTDGTGTWDNNGGRDYTLTGAAVRVAGGVVTPGSPCGTTPTPTPTPTSTPTSSTAAVSFGVQATTAWGQNVFVVGDAAVLGGWDPARAVPLSSAAYPVWRASVTLPAGSTVQYKYVRKDAAGVVTWESGANRTVTVPSSGTLTLNDTWR; via the coding sequence GTGACCGCCACCCCCCGCACGCCCGCGCGTGCCGTCCGACCACGCCTGCGCCGCACCGTCGCCGCCCTCGCCGCGCTCCTCGTCGCGGGTGCCGGCATGGCCGTCGCCGCCGGACCCACCGGCGCGGCACCGCCCGTCCCGCAGCCCGTCGTCCCGTCCGCGAACGGGCGCGGCGACGTCATCCTCAACCTCTTCCAGTGGACCTGGGACGCCGTCGCGCGCGAGTGCACCTCGACGATCGGGCCTGCCGGGTTCGGGTACGTGCAGGTGTCGCCGCCGCAGGAGCACGTCACCGGCGCGCAGTGGTGGACGTCGTACCAGCCCGTCAGCTACCGCATCGAGTCGAAGCTCGGCACACGTGACGAGTTCCGCGCGATGGTCGCGACCTGCCGCGCGGCGGGCGTGGGCGTCGTCGCCGACGCCGTGCTCAACCACACGACCGGGGCGGACCGGGCGAGCGGCACGGGCGTCGCCGGGTCGTCGTTCGGCGTCGACTCGTTCCCCGGGATCTACGGCGCGGCGGACTTCAACGACTGCCGGTCGAACATCTCGAACTACGGCGACCGCTACCAGGTGCAGAACTGCCGCCTGGTCTCGCTGCAGGACCTGCGCACCGGCTCCGCGTACGTGCGGGACCGGCTCGCGGCCTACCTGAACGACCTGCTCAGCCTCGGCGTCGCGGGCTTCCGCATCGACGCCGCCAAGCACATCCCCGCCGCCGACCTCGCCGCGATCAAGAGCCGGCTCACGAACCCCGACGTCTTCTGGGTGCACGAGGTCATCGGCGCGAGCGGCGAGCCCGTCCAGCCGTCCGAGTACCTCGGCAGCGGCGACTCGCACGAGTTCTTCTACGGCCGACGGCTCAAGGCCGCGTTCGACGGGAACCTCGCGAACCTGCGCACGATCGCCGACGGGCTGCTGCCCTCCGCGTCCGCCGGGACGTTCGTCGACAACCACGACACCGAGCGCAACGGCGAGACGCTCAGCTACAAGCGCGGCGCCGAGTACCGGCTCGCGAACGTGTTCCTCCTCGCGCACCCGTACGGCGCGCCGTCCGTGTACAGCGGCTACACGTGGGACGACAAGGACGCCGGTGCACCCGGCGCGAGCGCCACGAGCGTGCCCGACGCGTCGTGCGCGGACAGCCGCTGGGTCTGCACGCAGCGGTGGACCGAGGTGCAGGGCATGGTCGGCTTCCACAACAGCGTCGGCAGCGCACCGCTCGTGCAGTGGACCGACGACGGCTCGCAGCTGGTCGGGTTCGGCCGCGGCGACCGCGGGTACGTCGCGCTCAACGACCACGACCAGCCGGTCACCCGCACGTTCCAGACGTCGATGCCCGCGGGCACGTACTGCGACGTCGTCGCGTCCGCGACGTGCGCGTCGACCGTCACCGTCTCGTCGTCGGGGACGTTCACCGCGACCGTGCCGGCGCACGGCGCGCTCGCGATCCACGTCGGACGGCCGGGCGGGCAGCCCACCGCGACCACGACCGTCTACTACGCCACGACGCCCGGCTGGTCGGCGTACCGGATCCACTACCGCGTCGGCTCCGGCGCCTGGACCGCGGTGCCCGGGGTCGAGATGACCCCCGCGTGCGGCGGGTGGGTGTCGCGCGAGGTGTCGACGGGCGGCGCCGCCCTGACGGCCGCGTTCACCGACGGCACCGGGACGTGGGACAACAACGGCGGGCGGGACTACACGCTCACCGGTGCGGCCGTCCGGGTCGCGGGTGGCGTGGTCACGCCGGGCAGCCCGTGCGGCACCACCCCGACGCCGACGCCCACACCGACGTCCACGCCGACGTCGTCGACGGCCGCCGTGTCGTTCGGCGTGCAGGCCACGACGGCCTGGGGCCAGAACGTGTTCGTCGTCGGCGACGCGGCCGTGCTCGGCGGCTGGGACCCGGCGCGTGCCGTGCCGCTCTCGTCGGCGGCCTACCCCGTGTGGCGGGCGTCGGTCACGCTGCCTGCCGGCTCGACGGTCCAGTACAAGTACGTCCGCAAGGACGCCGCGGGCGTCGTGACGTGGGAGAGCGGGGCGAACCGCACGGTCACCGTGCCGTCGTCGGGGACGCTCACGCTGAACGACACCTGGCGCTGA
- a CDS encoding glycoside hydrolase family 3 N-terminal domain-containing protein: MAPWVAGIAVVLLAGGGVALWAALRSPVEGSGDASPVATGTRTPSSSPTPSASADPWAGWTLEEQVGQVFMVGVDVTSPAQVSTDAVVDDHVGNLFLHGRTRDGAAPVRALVDSFTARAGRAPLLVATDQEGGRVQVLQGPGFSAIPSALDQASTDPANLRVQAATWGAELAAVGVDLDLAPVMDLVDGDPADNPPVGALDRAYGFTPQSVTSHAEAFSAGMRDAGVETAIKHFPGLGRVDANPDTTADVTDTVTTRDDAAVGVFRDGIEAGARYVMVSTAVYERIDPDVPAAFSSTVVTDLLRGDLGFDGVVVTDDLSGAEQVADVEPGERAVRAIEAGVDLVLVSKVPDVAHEMVEAVVERARDDDVFAAQVRASAERVLRAKGAWPPAS; encoded by the coding sequence GTGGCGCCCTGGGTCGCGGGGATCGCCGTCGTGCTGCTGGCCGGGGGTGGTGTCGCGCTGTGGGCGGCGCTGCGCAGTCCGGTCGAGGGCTCGGGCGACGCGTCGCCGGTCGCGACGGGCACCCGGACGCCGTCGTCGTCGCCGACACCCTCGGCGTCCGCCGACCCGTGGGCCGGGTGGACGCTCGAGGAGCAGGTGGGGCAGGTGTTCATGGTCGGCGTCGACGTGACGTCGCCGGCGCAGGTCAGCACCGACGCCGTCGTCGACGACCATGTCGGCAACCTGTTCCTGCACGGGCGGACGCGTGACGGTGCCGCACCCGTGCGCGCGCTCGTCGACTCGTTCACCGCGCGCGCGGGACGGGCGCCGCTGCTGGTCGCCACGGACCAGGAGGGCGGCCGGGTCCAGGTCCTGCAGGGTCCGGGATTCTCGGCGATCCCGTCGGCGCTCGACCAGGCGTCGACCGACCCGGCGAACCTCCGCGTGCAGGCCGCGACGTGGGGTGCCGAGCTCGCCGCGGTCGGGGTCGACCTCGACCTCGCGCCCGTCATGGACCTCGTCGACGGCGACCCCGCGGACAACCCACCGGTCGGTGCGCTGGACCGTGCGTACGGCTTCACGCCGCAGAGCGTCACGAGCCACGCCGAGGCGTTCTCCGCGGGGATGCGCGACGCGGGTGTCGAGACGGCGATCAAGCACTTCCCGGGGCTCGGGCGCGTCGACGCCAACCCCGACACGACCGCCGACGTGACCGACACCGTGACGACGCGCGACGACGCCGCGGTCGGGGTGTTCCGCGACGGCATCGAGGCCGGTGCGCGGTACGTCATGGTCTCGACCGCGGTCTACGAGCGGATCGACCCCGACGTGCCGGCCGCGTTCTCGTCGACCGTCGTCACCGACCTGCTGCGTGGTGACCTGGGCTTCGACGGGGTCGTCGTCACGGACGACCTGTCGGGTGCGGAGCAGGTGGCGGACGTCGAGCCCGGGGAGCGTGCCGTCCGCGCGATCGAGGCGGGCGTCGACCTCGTCCTGGTGTCGAAGGTGCCGGACGTCGCGCACGAGATGGTGGAGGCGGTCGTCGAGCGGGCGCGTGACGACGACGTGTTCGCCGCGCAGGTGCGGGCGTCCGCGGAGCGGGTGCTGCGGGCCAAGGGGGCGTGGCCGCCGGCGTCGTGA
- a CDS encoding putative F420-0 ABC transporter ATP-binding protein: MDLTIDGVGTRLGGRWVVDGVDATPPPGRLTGLLGPNGAGKTTLLRLVAGLLTPERGAVLVGSGPSATPVAAMPRRERARRIALLEQESSSSVPLTVREVVALGRIPYRSLWGADPDDDAVDRALVAADAAHLAGRAWSSLSGGERQRVHVARALAQEPELLLLDEPTNHLDVSAQLALLAFVRDLGTTTVAALHDLNLAAAFCEHVIVLSDGRLAAAGHPREVLRPGLLRDVYGVDADVLEHPRTGRPVIAFHEPAPRPAPAPVTAGEA, from the coding sequence GTGGACCTGACGATCGACGGTGTCGGCACGCGGCTCGGCGGCCGGTGGGTCGTCGACGGCGTCGACGCGACCCCGCCGCCCGGACGGCTCACCGGGCTGCTCGGCCCGAACGGCGCGGGCAAGACGACGCTGCTGCGCCTCGTCGCCGGGCTGCTGACGCCCGAGCGCGGCGCGGTGCTCGTCGGGTCCGGACCGAGCGCGACGCCCGTCGCGGCGATGCCCCGCCGCGAACGCGCGCGCCGCATCGCGCTGCTCGAGCAGGAGTCGTCGAGCAGCGTGCCGCTCACCGTCCGCGAGGTCGTCGCGCTGGGCCGCATCCCGTACCGGTCGCTGTGGGGCGCCGACCCCGACGACGACGCCGTCGACCGTGCCCTCGTGGCCGCCGACGCCGCGCACCTCGCCGGTCGCGCGTGGTCGTCGCTGTCCGGCGGAGAGCGTCAGCGCGTGCACGTCGCGCGCGCGCTCGCGCAGGAGCCCGAGCTGCTGCTGCTCGACGAGCCGACCAACCACCTCGACGTGAGTGCCCAGCTCGCGCTCCTCGCGTTCGTCCGCGACCTCGGCACGACGACGGTCGCCGCGCTGCACGACCTCAACCTCGCGGCCGCGTTCTGCGAGCACGTGATCGTGCTGTCGGACGGTCGGCTGGCCGCGGCGGGCCACCCGCGCGAGGTGCTGCGGCCCGGGCTGCTGCGCGACGTGTACGGCGTCGACGCCGACGTCCTCGAGCACCCCCGCACCGGGCGGCCCGTCATCGCGTTCCACGAGCCCGCGCCCCGCCCGGCGCCGGCTCCCGTCACCGCGGGAGAAGCATGA
- a CDS encoding YbjQ family protein, with the protein MIVVTTNEIPGYRVQAVLGEVMGLTVRSTNIGGSFTASLRSIGGGEIPEYTKIMYESRHEVMRRMVDEAAQRGANAIVAMRFDTGSVGQFSEVCVYGTAVVAEPIPAGEAGATAQSAHVAAGQASPTA; encoded by the coding sequence GTGATCGTGGTGACGACGAACGAGATCCCCGGCTACCGCGTGCAGGCCGTCCTCGGCGAGGTCATGGGCCTGACGGTCCGCTCGACGAACATCGGCGGCAGCTTCACCGCGAGCCTGCGCTCGATCGGCGGCGGCGAGATCCCCGAGTACACCAAGATCATGTACGAGAGCCGGCACGAGGTGATGCGCCGCATGGTCGACGAGGCCGCGCAGCGTGGCGCGAACGCGATCGTCGCGATGCGGTTCGACACCGGCTCGGTCGGGCAGTTCAGCGAGGTCTGCGTCTACGGCACGGCCGTGGTCGCCGAGCCGATCCCGGCGGGCGAGGCGGGCGCCACCGCCCAGTCCGCGCACGTCGCCGCCGGTCAGGCGTCCCCGACCGCCTGA
- the cofC gene encoding 2-phospho-L-lactate guanylyltransferase, with protein MTGWWVVVPVKDADRGKSRLADVLGPGERGRFVRSMALDTLAAASAADAVAGVVLVTPDRVLASWAQRGGALVVDEPAGGGLDAAVVAGEAFVRTRTPDAPVAALLGDLPGLLPADLDAALRLASAHPRAHVPDVAGTGTTLLTAVAGSTLRPAFGAGSSARHAAAGHLALDVPPDSSLRHDVDEPADLDTLLDTPGARAPGAHARMGA; from the coding sequence GTGACCGGCTGGTGGGTCGTCGTGCCCGTCAAGGACGCCGACCGCGGCAAGTCCCGGCTCGCCGACGTGCTCGGGCCCGGCGAACGCGGTCGGTTCGTGCGCTCGATGGCCCTCGACACGCTCGCCGCGGCGTCGGCGGCGGACGCGGTCGCGGGGGTGGTCCTCGTGACGCCCGACCGCGTCCTCGCGTCGTGGGCGCAGCGCGGCGGCGCTCTCGTGGTCGACGAACCCGCCGGCGGCGGTCTCGACGCGGCGGTCGTCGCGGGCGAGGCGTTCGTGCGCACCCGCACACCCGACGCACCGGTCGCCGCGCTGCTCGGCGACCTGCCCGGCCTGCTGCCCGCCGACCTCGACGCGGCCCTCCGGCTCGCCTCGGCGCACCCCCGCGCGCACGTCCCCGACGTCGCCGGCACGGGGACGACGCTGCTCACCGCGGTCGCCGGGTCGACGCTGCGACCTGCCTTCGGGGCGGGGTCGTCCGCGCGGCACGCCGCAGCCGGGCACCTCGCCCTCGACGTGCCGCCCGACTCCTCGCTGCGGCACGACGTGGACGAGCCCGCCGACCTCGACACGCTGCTCGACACCCCGGGTGCCCGCGCACCCGGTGCGCACGCCAGGATGGGGGCATGA
- a CDS encoding TIGR03557 family F420-dependent LLM class oxidoreductase, with translation MLEQFHPTEAVALSAYAEEHGFSGVMAADHFQPWVPAQGQSSFVWNVLTAVGERTRGDFGPGVTAPTFRWHPAMVAQASATLAAMYPGRHWLGLGSGEALNEHIIAEYWPEAPERINRMFEAIDIIKKLFTASLAGRDVKHAGQFYKLESTRLWTMPEEAPEILVATAGPVTAKRAGKHADGLITVGAPLEKISGLFGKFEEGAREAGRDADAMPKVLQLHMSWAPTDEEALANAMREWPNGGMKFPKADIRSPFDFEQMARLVRPEDFEGRMVISSDPDVHRAEIQKYVDLGFDRVYLHNVGRNQREWIEVFGADVLPKLVR, from the coding sequence ATGCTGGAGCAGTTCCACCCCACGGAGGCGGTGGCGCTCTCGGCGTACGCGGAGGAGCACGGCTTCTCCGGGGTGATGGCGGCCGACCACTTCCAGCCGTGGGTGCCCGCGCAGGGGCAGTCCTCGTTCGTGTGGAACGTGCTGACGGCGGTCGGCGAGCGCACGCGCGGCGACTTCGGGCCCGGCGTGACGGCGCCGACGTTCCGGTGGCACCCGGCGATGGTCGCGCAGGCGTCGGCGACGCTCGCGGCGATGTACCCGGGCCGGCACTGGCTGGGTCTCGGGTCCGGCGAGGCGCTCAACGAGCACATCATCGCCGAGTACTGGCCCGAGGCGCCTGAGCGGATCAACCGTATGTTCGAGGCCATCGACATCATCAAGAAGCTCTTCACCGCGTCGCTCGCGGGCCGCGACGTCAAGCACGCGGGGCAGTTCTACAAGCTCGAGTCGACGCGCCTGTGGACCATGCCGGAGGAGGCGCCCGAGATCCTCGTCGCCACGGCCGGTCCCGTCACCGCCAAGCGCGCCGGCAAGCACGCCGACGGCCTCATCACCGTCGGTGCGCCGCTGGAGAAGATCAGCGGCCTGTTCGGCAAGTTCGAGGAGGGTGCGCGGGAGGCCGGGCGGGACGCCGACGCGATGCCCAAGGTGCTGCAGCTGCACATGTCCTGGGCGCCCACCGACGAGGAGGCCCTGGCCAACGCGATGCGCGAGTGGCCCAACGGCGGCATGAAGTTCCCCAAGGCCGACATCCGGTCGCCGTTCGACTTCGAGCAGATGGCCCGGCTCGTGCGCCCCGAGGACTTCGAGGGCCGCATGGTCATCTCGTCCGACCCCGACGTGCACCGCGCCGAGATCCAGAAGTACGTCGACCTCGGCTTCGACCGGGTCTACCTGCACAACGTGGGCCGCAACCAGCGCGAGTGGATCGAGGTCTTCGGGGCCGACGTGCTGCCGAAGCTGGTGCGCTGA
- a CDS encoding putative F420-0 ABC transporter substrate-binding protein, which yields MPRTTRRPLVPLVAVAALALGLSACASDASGSASSPTAAASQPGGFAPVELDNCGTPVTVDAPPERVVTVKSTSTEMLLALGLEDRLVGTAFADGPVPEQWADAYDAVPVVSDKVPGQEALLALEPDFVYAGWESNFSADGAGDRSGLAALGIATYVSPAACKEEGYQPDPLTFDVVEDEIREVASLFGVQDRAEELIAAQRDTLAEVEQPAEATTALWYSSGTDSPYVGAGIGAPQMIMDAAGLTNLFADVHDTWTSVGWEQVVAADPDVIVLVDASWNTADSKIALLESNPATSQLTAVRDGRYVTVPFAATEAGVRNAEAVASIAEQVAALDEG from the coding sequence CCCCTCGTCGCCGTCGCCGCGCTCGCCCTCGGGCTGTCGGCCTGCGCGTCCGACGCGTCCGGCAGCGCGTCCTCGCCGACCGCCGCCGCGTCGCAGCCCGGCGGGTTCGCGCCCGTCGAGCTCGACAACTGCGGCACGCCCGTGACCGTCGACGCCCCGCCGGAGCGTGTCGTGACCGTCAAGTCGACGTCGACCGAGATGCTGCTCGCCCTCGGCCTGGAGGACAGGCTCGTCGGCACCGCGTTCGCCGACGGTCCCGTCCCGGAGCAGTGGGCCGACGCGTACGACGCCGTCCCCGTGGTGTCGGACAAGGTCCCCGGCCAGGAGGCGCTGCTCGCGCTCGAGCCGGACTTCGTCTACGCCGGGTGGGAGTCGAACTTCTCCGCCGACGGCGCCGGCGACCGGTCCGGTCTCGCGGCGCTCGGCATCGCCACGTACGTCTCGCCCGCGGCGTGCAAGGAGGAGGGCTACCAGCCCGACCCGCTGACGTTCGACGTCGTCGAGGACGAGATCCGCGAGGTTGCGTCGCTGTTCGGCGTGCAGGACCGCGCCGAGGAGCTGATCGCCGCGCAGCGCGACACGCTCGCGGAGGTCGAGCAGCCCGCCGAGGCGACGACCGCGCTCTGGTACTCGTCGGGCACGGACAGCCCGTACGTCGGCGCCGGGATCGGCGCGCCGCAGATGATCATGGACGCCGCCGGGCTGACGAACCTGTTCGCCGACGTGCACGACACCTGGACGTCGGTCGGCTGGGAGCAGGTCGTCGCCGCCGACCCCGACGTCATCGTCCTGGTGGACGCGTCGTGGAACACTGCGGACAGCAAGATCGCGCTGCTCGAGTCCAACCCCGCGACGTCGCAGCTCACCGCGGTGCGCGACGGCCGGTACGTGACCGTGCCGTTCGCCGCGACCGAGGCGGGCGTGCGCAACGCCGAGGCCGTCGCGTCGATCGCCGAGCAGGTCGCCGCGCTGGACGAGGGGTGA
- the cofD gene encoding 2-phospho-L-lactate transferase encodes MRITVLSGGVGGARFTRGLLALLRDRLPDGSGGTTAQVTVVANTGDDLWLHGVRVCPDLDTLMYTLGGAVHEEQGWGRRDESRRVSDDLAAYGLGWEWFTLGDLDLATHLARTELLLSGVPLSTVTARLAERWKPGVTLLPMTDSEVETSVETVDGRTMHFEEWWVLHRAGIPARAFHQADVTVAEPAPGVLDALADADVVVVPPSNPVVSVGTILGVPGIRDALRVTPAPVVGVSPVIGGAPVRGMADACLTAIGVETAADAVARHYGRRADGGVLDAWLVDDADAAVVEPLRAEGWRVESAPTLMTDVPATAAIAARALALVDRAP; translated from the coding sequence ATGAGGATCACCGTCCTGTCCGGTGGCGTCGGCGGCGCGCGCTTCACGCGCGGGCTGCTCGCGCTGCTGCGCGACCGGCTCCCCGACGGCTCCGGCGGCACGACCGCGCAGGTCACCGTCGTGGCGAACACCGGCGACGACCTGTGGCTGCACGGCGTGCGCGTCTGCCCGGACCTCGACACCCTCATGTACACCCTGGGCGGCGCGGTGCACGAGGAGCAGGGCTGGGGCCGCCGCGACGAGAGCCGCCGCGTGTCCGACGACCTTGCCGCCTACGGGCTCGGCTGGGAGTGGTTCACGCTCGGCGACCTCGACCTCGCGACGCACCTGGCCCGCACCGAGCTGCTGCTGTCGGGCGTCCCGCTGTCGACCGTCACGGCCCGCCTTGCGGAGCGGTGGAAGCCCGGCGTGACGCTGCTCCCGATGACGGACAGCGAGGTCGAGACCTCCGTCGAGACCGTCGACGGGCGCACCATGCACTTCGAGGAGTGGTGGGTGCTGCACCGCGCCGGGATCCCCGCACGTGCGTTCCACCAGGCCGATGTCACCGTCGCCGAGCCGGCGCCCGGCGTGCTCGACGCGCTCGCCGACGCCGACGTCGTCGTCGTGCCGCCGTCGAACCCTGTGGTGTCCGTCGGCACGATCCTCGGCGTGCCCGGCATCCGCGACGCTCTGCGCGTCACGCCCGCGCCGGTCGTCGGGGTCAGCCCGGTGATCGGCGGCGCGCCCGTGCGCGGCATGGCCGACGCGTGCCTCACGGCGATCGGCGTCGAGACCGCCGCGGACGCGGTCGCCCGCCACTACGGCCGCCGGGCCGACGGCGGGGTGCTCGACGCGTGGCTCGTCGACGACGCCGACGCCGCGGTCGTCGAGCCGCTGCGCGCCGAGGGCTGGCGCGTCGAGTCCGCGCCGACGCTCATGACCGACGTCCCCGCGACGGCCGCGATCGCCGCCCGCGCGCTCGCCCTCGTGGACCGGGCGCCGTGA
- a CDS encoding HhH-GPD-type base excision DNA repair protein: MTLWLTGDDAADRLLSEDPFALLIGMLLDQQVTMESAFAGPAKIAERMGGLDVHEVADADPEQFAALCATPPAVHRYPGSMAGRIQAVAREVVETYHGDVARIWTTGDPDGATVLQRLKALPGFGDQKARIFLALLGKQYGVEPAGWREAAGAYGDVDARRSIADVTDPTSLAEVRATKQAAKAAAKAAKA, translated from the coding sequence ATGACGCTCTGGCTGACCGGCGACGACGCCGCCGACCGACTGCTCTCCGAGGACCCGTTCGCGCTCCTGATCGGCATGCTGCTCGACCAGCAGGTGACGATGGAGAGCGCGTTCGCGGGTCCCGCGAAGATCGCCGAGCGGATGGGCGGTCTCGACGTCCACGAGGTCGCGGACGCCGACCCCGAGCAGTTCGCCGCGCTCTGCGCGACCCCGCCCGCGGTGCACCGCTACCCGGGCTCGATGGCGGGCCGCATCCAGGCGGTCGCGCGCGAGGTCGTCGAGACGTACCACGGCGACGTCGCTCGCATCTGGACGACCGGCGACCCGGACGGCGCGACCGTCCTCCAGCGCCTCAAGGCGCTGCCCGGGTTCGGCGACCAGAAGGCGCGCATCTTCCTCGCGCTGCTGGGGAAGCAGTACGGCGTCGAGCCCGCGGGCTGGCGCGAGGCGGCCGGCGCGTACGGCGACGTCGACGCGCGCCGGTCGATCGCCGACGTCACGGACCCGACGTCGCTCGCCGAGGTCCGGGCCACGAAGCAGGCGGCCAAGGCCGCCGCGAAGGCCGCGAAGGCCTGA